One stretch of Halobaculum marinum DNA includes these proteins:
- a CDS encoding aldo/keto reductase encodes MPMLGLGTWENTDPEDCRTAVATALEMGYRHVDTAQIYGNESEVGDGIARADVDRDDVFLATKVWIDNLAPKDVRATTEESLDRLGVDSVDLMYVHWPAREYDAEETLAAFNELYEDGLIDRIGISNFEPEQVAEAVEISDAPIFANQVEVHPLLQQEELIEACAEHDVEVVAYSPLARGQVFEVPELTKIAEKHGVSEAQVSLAWLREKGVTAIPKATSEAHIRDNWESLAVDLDDDDVAAIDAIDRGDRRVNPGFAPWN; translated from the coding sequence ATGCCGATGCTCGGCCTCGGCACGTGGGAGAACACCGACCCCGAGGACTGCCGCACCGCCGTCGCGACGGCGCTGGAGATGGGCTACCGCCACGTCGACACTGCCCAGATCTACGGCAACGAGTCGGAGGTCGGCGACGGCATCGCCCGCGCCGACGTGGACCGCGACGACGTGTTCCTCGCGACGAAGGTGTGGATCGACAACCTCGCGCCCAAGGACGTGCGCGCGACGACCGAGGAGAGTCTCGACCGCCTCGGCGTCGACTCGGTCGACCTCATGTACGTCCACTGGCCGGCCCGCGAGTACGACGCCGAAGAGACGCTCGCGGCGTTCAACGAGCTGTACGAGGACGGCCTGATCGACCGAATCGGCATCTCCAACTTCGAACCCGAGCAGGTCGCCGAGGCCGTCGAGATCAGCGACGCGCCGATCTTCGCCAACCAGGTGGAGGTCCACCCGCTGCTCCAGCAGGAGGAGTTGATCGAGGCGTGCGCCGAGCACGACGTGGAGGTCGTCGCGTACTCCCCGCTCGCGCGCGGGCAGGTGTTCGAGGTGCCCGAGTTGACGAAAATCGCCGAGAAGCACGGCGTCAGCGAGGCGCAGGTGAGTCTCGCGTGGCTCCGCGAGAAGGGCGTCACCGCCATCCCGAAGGCGACCAGCGAGGCCCACATCCGCGACAACTGGGAGTCGCTCGCGGTCGACCTCGACGACGACGACGTGGCCGCCATCGACGCCATCGACCGCGGGGACCGCCGCGTCAACCCCGGCTTCGCGCCCTGGAACTGA
- a CDS encoding proteasome assembly chaperone family protein, translating into MDHIDIEVVADPDLTDPVFIEGLPGVGHVGKLVAEHLVEEFDGDLVRRVYTTDFPPQVTVDDDGVADLTHAAFHHVDAGGRDLLVLTGDHQAASNEGHYELTTAFLDVAEEFGCERAFALGGVPTGELIEDDEYDVLGARTEDTDREELEAAGVEFRENEPAGGIVGVSGLVLGLGARRGLPAACLMGETSGYLVDPKSAQAVLEVLQTLLDFEVDFSDLEERAEEMEEVVGKIQEMQGGGGGMPSDDELRYIG; encoded by the coding sequence ATGGACCACATCGACATCGAGGTCGTCGCCGACCCCGACCTCACCGACCCCGTGTTCATCGAGGGACTGCCGGGCGTCGGCCACGTCGGCAAACTCGTCGCCGAGCACCTCGTCGAGGAGTTCGACGGCGACCTCGTCCGACGCGTGTACACCACCGACTTCCCCCCACAGGTCACCGTCGATGACGACGGCGTCGCCGACCTCACCCACGCGGCGTTCCACCACGTCGACGCCGGCGGCCGGGACCTGCTCGTGCTCACGGGCGACCACCAGGCCGCCAGCAACGAGGGGCACTACGAGTTGACGACGGCGTTCCTCGACGTGGCCGAGGAGTTCGGCTGTGAGCGCGCGTTCGCGCTCGGCGGCGTCCCGACCGGCGAGTTGATCGAAGACGACGAGTACGACGTGCTCGGCGCCCGCACCGAGGACACCGACCGCGAGGAACTGGAGGCCGCCGGCGTCGAGTTCCGCGAGAACGAACCGGCGGGCGGCATCGTCGGCGTCTCGGGACTCGTGCTCGGACTGGGCGCCCGGCGCGGACTCCCCGCCGCGTGCCTGATGGGCGAGACCTCCGGCTACCTCGTCGACCCCAAGAGCGCCCAGGCCGTGCTGGAGGTGCTCCAGACCCTGCTTGACTTCGAGGTCGACTTCTCCGATCTGGAGGAACGCGCCGAGGAGATGGAGGAGGTCGTCGGCAAGATCCAGGAGATGCAGGGCGGCGGCGGCGGAATGCCCAGCGACGACGAACTGCGGTACATCGGCTGA
- a CDS encoding RNA-protein complex protein Nop10, producing MKSDIRVCSDWEAVHERPVYTLGDACPECGADAVNSAPAPFNPEDPHGSYRRRARRRGNETDE from the coding sequence GTGAAGTCCGACATCCGGGTGTGCAGCGACTGGGAGGCAGTCCACGAGCGCCCGGTGTACACCCTCGGCGACGCCTGCCCGGAGTGCGGCGCCGACGCGGTCAACTCCGCGCCCGCGCCGTTCAACCCCGAGGACCCGCACGGTTCGTACCGCCGTCGTGCGCGCCGTCGCGGCAACGAGACGGACGAGTAG
- a CDS encoding translation initiation factor IF-2 subunit alpha: MKFTGWPEQGELVVGEIDEIADFGVFVDLDEYEDKRGLCHVSEVASGWIKNIRDHVNVGDRVVAKVLEVDTGSQQIDLSIKDVNDHQRSDKIQEWKNERKADNWMGIAFGEDVDDDKYTAVAEALYAEFGSMYDGFEAAAIHGVEALEDTDLSEAEVEAIVETARENVSVPYVNVTGYVDLQSPGHDGVDDVRAALEAAEGNGEVPDEIELDVSYVGSPEYRIRVRAPDYKTAESELEASAERAREAIEATGGTGSFHRERESDDE, translated from the coding sequence ATGAAATTCACCGGCTGGCCCGAGCAGGGCGAACTCGTCGTCGGGGAGATCGACGAGATCGCGGACTTCGGCGTGTTCGTCGACCTCGACGAGTACGAGGACAAGCGCGGACTGTGCCACGTCTCGGAGGTCGCCTCCGGGTGGATCAAGAACATTCGCGACCACGTGAACGTCGGCGACCGCGTCGTCGCGAAGGTGCTGGAGGTCGACACCGGCAGCCAGCAGATCGACCTGTCGATCAAGGACGTCAACGACCACCAGCGCTCGGACAAGATCCAGGAGTGGAAGAACGAGCGCAAGGCCGACAACTGGATGGGCATCGCGTTCGGCGAGGACGTCGACGACGACAAGTACACCGCCGTCGCGGAGGCGCTGTACGCCGAGTTCGGCTCGATGTACGACGGCTTCGAGGCCGCCGCCATCCACGGCGTGGAGGCGCTGGAAGACACCGACCTCTCCGAGGCGGAGGTCGAGGCCATCGTCGAGACGGCCCGCGAGAACGTCTCCGTCCCGTACGTCAACGTCACCGGCTACGTCGACCTCCAATCGCCCGGCCACGACGGCGTCGACGACGTGCGCGCTGCCTTGGAAGCCGCCGAGGGGAACGGCGAGGTGCCCGACGAGATCGAACTCGACGTCTCGTACGTCGGCTCCCCGGAGTACCGGATCCGCGTCCGCGCCCCCGACTACAAGACTGCCGAGAGCGAACTGGAGGCGTCCGCCGAGCGCGCCCGCGAGGCCATCGAGGCGACGGGCGGCACCGGGAGCTTCCACCGCGAGCGCGAGAGCGACGACGAGTAA
- a CDS encoding 30S ribosomal protein S27e: MAGSFFRVECPDCENEQIVFGRASTEVNCAVCGTTLARPTGGDAEFAGEVVETVEAR, from the coding sequence ATGGCAGGGAGCTTCTTCCGCGTCGAGTGCCCGGACTGCGAGAACGAACAGATCGTCTTCGGTCGCGCCTCCACCGAGGTCAACTGCGCCGTCTGCGGGACGACGCTCGCGCGCCCGACCGGCGGCGACGCCGAGTTCGCCGGCGAGGTCGTCGAGACCGTCGAAGCGCGGTAA
- a CDS encoding 50S ribosomal protein L44e: protein MEMPRRMNTYCPHCNAHHEHEVEKVRRGRETGMKWIDRQRARGKSTIGNTGKFSKVPGGDKPTKKTHLKYRCGDCGKAHMREGWRAGRLTFQE, encoded by the coding sequence ATGGAGATGCCACGCCGGATGAACACGTACTGTCCGCACTGCAACGCCCACCACGAGCACGAGGTCGAGAAGGTCCGCCGCGGCCGCGAGACCGGCATGAAGTGGATCGACCGCCAGCGCGCCCGCGGGAAGTCCACCATCGGGAACACGGGTAAGTTCTCGAAGGTGCCCGGTGGCGACAAGCCGACGAAGAAGACGCACCTCAAGTACCGCTGTGGCGACTGCGGCAAGGCCCACATGCGCGAGGGATGGCGCGCCGGTCGGCTCACCTTCCAGGAGTAA